In the Deltaproteobacteria bacterium genome, one interval contains:
- a CDS encoding phosphatase PAP2 family protein — protein sequence MDNTSSPQSSLISRKERLAIILVITATYFLYHPIAIYTNTLSYYAPVTPLDTWMPLSPIWTYIYAFIFLITVLPTAFINERKLFHKMAIAYVVVQCVAFSIFVLFPVRMTLRPDTVDIDSFHTWGLQLCYFIDKPVNCCPSLHVAMAFLGALCTFKADRFIGGLCIALAVAISLSTMLVKQHFILDVMVGLAVSTLSYKFLVDASPYNEDPAHRGRNRRYAGLLFGAYSLAIAGLFVAYKLGWAPWQPA from the coding sequence GTGGACAATACCTCTAGCCCTCAAAGCTCCCTTATTTCACGTAAGGAACGCCTCGCAATCATACTGGTGATCACTGCCACTTACTTTCTCTACCACCCGATTGCCATTTACACGAACACCCTCTCCTACTATGCCCCGGTTACACCACTGGACACCTGGATGCCACTGAGTCCCATCTGGACCTATATTTACGCATTCATCTTTTTGATTACAGTTCTACCCACGGCATTCATCAACGAGCGTAAACTTTTTCATAAGATGGCCATTGCCTACGTCGTGGTCCAATGTGTCGCATTTTCTATATTTGTTCTATTTCCAGTTCGTATGACGTTGCGCCCAGATACCGTCGATATAGACTCCTTCCATACCTGGGGGTTACAGCTCTGCTACTTCATAGATAAACCCGTAAACTGTTGCCCGTCTCTACATGTTGCTATGGCATTTCTGGGCGCCCTCTGTACCTTCAAGGCCGACCGGTTCATCGGTGGTCTATGTATCGCCTTGGCCGTCGCCATCAGTTTATCCACCATGCTTGTGAAACAGCATTTTATTTTAGACGTTATGGTAGGGCTTGCGGTATCGACGCTATCTTATAAATTCCTGGTGGACGCATCACCCTATAACGAAGACCCTGCTCACCGAGGGCGAAACCGTAGGTATGCGGGTCTCCTTTTCGGCGCATACTCGTTGGCAATTGCAGGACTCTTTGTTGCCTATAAACTAGGCTGGGCACCTTGGCAGCCGGCTTAA
- a CDS encoding cyclic nucleotide-binding domain-containing protein encodes MSKELFDCGEIIFQKGDRSEIAYVIESGDVEIFDGPLDAPYRIALLGPGDIFGEMGLLDEAPRSRGARATAQVVARRMTQNDFVTLLRENPDESLRYMRLLFERLRALNPQMAPVQGDKPVPKLEVGASLRLLPDSEHAKGIVPEGGLVIKRFPFNVGRKSRDPLTRNDLSIADEKPYTVSRDHFAFDCRQGEILVRDRGSYLGLQVNGEHIGGDRENGAIALEAGENLIVLGNNESAYRFKVEIEAPVAG; translated from the coding sequence ATGTCCAAAGAGTTGTTTGATTGTGGCGAAATTATATTCCAAAAGGGTGACCGAAGCGAAATTGCATATGTGATTGAGTCTGGTGATGTTGAAATTTTTGACGGACCACTTGATGCGCCTTATCGAATCGCGCTTCTTGGCCCTGGTGATATTTTTGGAGAGATGGGTCTTCTTGATGAAGCACCAAGGTCTAGAGGTGCTCGAGCAACGGCTCAAGTGGTTGCTCGGCGGATGACTCAAAATGATTTTGTGACATTGTTGCGTGAAAACCCGGATGAGAGTCTACGGTATATGCGACTTCTCTTTGAGCGGCTACGAGCCCTGAATCCCCAGATGGCACCCGTTCAAGGGGACAAGCCGGTCCCAAAACTGGAAGTAGGCGCCTCATTGAGACTTCTGCCTGACAGCGAACACGCTAAGGGAATCGTTCCAGAAGGTGGCTTGGTGATTAAACGCTTTCCCTTTAATGTGGGACGAAAATCACGCGATCCTCTTACTCGCAATGACCTCTCTATAGCCGACGAAAAGCCCTATACCGTGAGCCGTGACCATTTTGCCTTCGACTGCAGGCAAGGAGAAATTCTCGTACGTGACCGCGGTAGTTATTTGGGGCTTCAAGTCAATGGTGAGCATATTGGCGGCGATAGAGAAAACGGAGCGATTGCGCTTGAGGCCGGCGAAAATCTTATCGTGTTGGGAAATAACGAATCGGCCTATCGATTTAAGGTTGAAATCGAAGCACCGGTTGCCGGCTAA